A segment of the Populus nigra chromosome 12, ddPopNigr1.1, whole genome shotgun sequence genome:
CCATGTCAAGAGCTGTTCTATAGTTTTCTATGAGAGCTAGAGCTTTAATTAAATGACAGAATGGAGTTTGTGGTATTAATGAACGATCCGTTCCAAGGTCATTTGAATGCTCTTAGGAAGATCTATATTCCATCCAAGATGTCGGTTGCCATGATTTATTTGTGTTCAAGGTGCCGATTTCGAATTGGTTGACTTTAAAATGCAGATTTGGCTTTTGCCTTTCCCATGGGGTCAGCATTGCTTTTTTGGTGTAGCAATAGACAGCCACTATTCACTCTCATCAACCGAAGAGAGGTATCAGGCATTAAGTTTCGGAATTGCAGGATGGTAATAGTTGGTAAGAATGCTTTGAGACTTCGAAGTTGTACAATAATAATTCAGTGATACATAACCTTAGTGATCATTAGTACCCCATGTTTTATGCATGAGATGCATGTTGAAGAAAGTACAATTCCTGGTGAAGTCCTTGTATGTGAAGCTTTAATTGGAACGACACTTTCAAATTCGCATCTGCTGAAACATTTGAAGaatattatatatgttataTGATTTGCCTTAAGTTGCATTGGAGCAGCTATAAAAGCATATTTAGCTAGTAAAGCACTGGGAATATGCCTTTTCAACATGCTACTCTACTGATATTACGACGTGATTTGATCATTAGTGTGTATTTCTAGGATTTTAAGATCTGCATTGGTTATGATAATGTCCTTTATTGTTGCTCTTTATATTATATCTGTGCTTGTCTTGATCATCCTGACCATGTAGAGAATAGAACTTGAGACAATGTAATCTTAAACATGGCAGTTTTCTGCACCAGTTTTTGCAGTTTTGCACAACCATAGAATCATTTCGTTGTCTaatctgattttgtttttgtaagttGTGGGTTTCATTTTCAACTGCAAACTACGAGCATATAAATCTCTATCCACATTAACTCCAAAAAAACCATGGCATTTTGTCATTCTCAATCTTTTCTTCAGTAGAATATATTTGAATGTATAAATTCTCATTTCAGAAAATATTATGTTTGGAATTCATATCAATCTGAAGTAAATGGGTATCTGAGATGACTTAATTCAAGGGAAGGTAAGGAGCTGCATGGAAGGATGGGGTCCATAGGCTGCTtggtttatcttttttttttcttttttttttttaagatagaaAATATCCTTCAGTGGTAGAAAAGAGATGTCAATTGGATATCCTTGCACTTACATAATCAGAAACTCAGGAAATTGTTATATGTGACATCTTATAATGTTTCATGTTTCTCATAGGGCCTTTCTGTCCAGCTTGGACTTTATTCCCGCTCTCTGGTCCCTTCCATTCTATAAATTCAACATGTTTTGTACACCTGTTCACATCTATAATGGCTTGCTCTCTTTTTATGATACAAGTACAACATGTTTTGTACACTTGCTAACATCTATAatgtcttgttttctttttatgataatGTTTTGTTTATGTTAGTAGCTGTTGTGTTGTTATCAAAtgcaaaatgaattgaattgacctgtgaagagaaaaaaggATCAAAGTGTGTTTCTCACTCGCTTTTATGTTTAATTCCTTCACATTTCACATAGTTTATTCTATATTTTGTCAAAGCTGCATGCCTTTCAATACTAACGTGAATTGTGGCTTTGTTTTGGTGGTGTTTTTGCTTCAGAAATAATGACGTGGTTTGCTCTGTGAAAGACTCAAGActtttctttagtttctttttcttgtgcaattgaaatttgttttgttcactaatttcttttttgtcatttgctTTGGATAGACTATGAGGCCGGCAACTCTCTCTAGCAGCTTTAACCAGCAGCAGTCCTATCGACCCCGAGGACCCACTGGCCCAGCTCATTGGGGTCCACGTGGTCATCATTCAAACCAGCAAATGCCGTATGATTATAATCGGGGTCCATATCCATCCCAAGGTGCGCAGTTTCCTCCAACTTATGGTGGTTATCCTCCACAACAGATGGCTCCTAGAAGTAACTACAGTTCTGGCTGGGAGCAAAGACCTCCTCCTAACATGCAAGGCTTTCATCCGCATAGTGGTGGCTATGATTACTATAGTGGCCAAGGAGGTCATGTATCTGATCATCCGGTTTCTGCCCCAATGTCTACTCCCCTTCCTGGGCATGTTTCTCGTCATTCCCCTGTTATGGGTGGACCTCCATCCCAGGTGAATTACAATTATGGACAGTCCCATGGTCCAGATTATGGGCATCAAGCTCCCTATTCCCAGGCAGCTCCTTCTCAGCAGAGCTATGGGTATGGATATGATGAACCGAAGTATCCTTATGGGCATGGAAGTTCTCAGCCAGCTTATCCGCAGGCCAGCAATCAACCAGGCTATGGGGCACAGCAGCAATATGGCAAGCAGCCATCGTATGGCATGCCATCACAGGGTCCACCTCCTCAATCATATGGCCCTCCAAGGCCTGGTCAGCCGGGAGATATATCTTATCAAGGTCCCATTCAATCAACTCAATTGTATGGTCAACCACCACAACAGCAGTATCCATATGCATCAAGTGGGCCCATGCAGCAAGCATATCCCCCTTATGGGTCTGGATCAGCTTCCGATGGGTATAATCAGGCACCACCTGCATCTGGCCCAGGCTACCCTCAGCAAGGTGGCCAGCCTGTTCCAACATATGGACAGCCTGCTGGACAAGCAGCAGCAGCTGGCTATGGTCAAGTCCCTGCTGGGGGCTATGGAGGGTATCCATCTTCACAAGGTTTTCCTGAGCAGCAAGCTGCGAACACTGCAGGTTATGGCTATCAAGTGTCCCAAGATCCTGCTTATGGTAGTGGCCCTGCATTCAGTGCACCAACCAGCCAGCAGGCTTATGCTCAACCAACACCAGCTCAACCAAGTTATGATCAATCAGTCCCACAATCAGCTGGTTATGTCGCTGCTCCAGCAACAGCACCAGTTGGTTATGGGAAAACGGTGTCTCCGCAGCCTGGTTTTCCACAATATGACTCAACCCAGATGTATGCTGCTCCACGCTGAGAGCGATTAGCCTTCCTTGTAGGCCGATTAGCCTTCCTTGTAGGCGGATTTTCATTCGTGATAAATGAACCGGGCAGTTATGATTGATGTTTTAGATATCTTAATGTTCTTTAGATTACATCTAGGCGTAGTTCTCTTTCTGATAGTAGAAGAACTTTTAGTTTTCACCAATCTTAATATGTAACCAGATAATGCTACTGTTTAATCCGGCTCAAGTTTCATGTTACCTGTGGGTgttatttcttcttattttttaatgctcCATGCAGGGAAGAGATGCGGATTAAAGGTGCAAAGTCTAGTTAATATTGTTCAGTGGCACGCACCTGCCCTACCAAGGCAAAGGTATTCTCCTTTTCCTTCTAGACTACATACACGTTGTTACTTGGTTCTTCagcaaaggaaaagaaaaatagataagaTGGGAAATTCGAAAGAAGGCTGTTTTGGAGCAATAAAAACCTGCTAAATTGAGATGGATAAGACCGATAAATGAATAAAGCTCTTTtccagataaaaaattaaaaataaaagaaagataaagtaGAAATTCAAGAGGCCATAAAagcattataattataagaaataCTAAATGAGAAGGTAAATCactgctttttgtttttttaattttttttagcgaCACTTAACTGTATTGTGGGTTGCTATAGTTTAGTTAAGtcaacctttcttttttttttttagtcctataacaattttttggttttgataattgaatttgtttttttggtaattgattttttttttaattttatcaaattcacATGTATAAAACTGTTATCATTGAACTCTAActgaattctttattttttctcaccaaattttaaatattttctcttttatctctTACAAATCAGGGATAGAAAAgtaatgaaaataaagttttgaggATTGAAATATAATACTATAAACTTTTATGGTCCAAATggtaagaaagaagaaaatccaGGGACTGAAGTTATTGTTTTAATGCTTATGTCTCTAGATTCTATAGTTGAACATCGCGCGTCTACGAGGCTAAAGTGAAACCCTATTTTAATTTAGTATATAGTATTGTCTATATAACTAAAAGAGGTAGGATTCCAGGGAGTCGaccctttatgttttttttttaaatgatcttttactctcttttttcaatttatttagtttttttttcaatttttttctttaatattcaattaattttcaattggtctttataatttgttttagtttattttctataaggttattgtaGTTTCCAAcaaatctttcaatatttgatagATGCTTAATTTTATGAGTGTCTATTTTTGCTAccttatcattaaataaaaaattgtttaaaaaaccaaagttgTTAAACCTATTGGAATCCATAATTTAAGTCATGAGTTTGAGAGGTTAAGTCGTGAAACTTGTTTATCTAACATGTTACTGTCTCaatatttagaaagaaaaaaaaagagagagagatgtcatgttaaaaattttttaaagtcaaaccatgttttttactAGTTATCTAGGTTACTTCTAGACTCGTCAAGTCGACTACAGCTCACCAAAGCAATGCCTGCATaggttaattttaaacataagtTATGTAAGGAGTTAGGTTGAGAAGTTTCAAGGTTGATCaattatattgaatttaatagtGATGTCAAATAATTCCTTGaatcatgaatattttttttatatatctttttaaaaattattcaacttcCAACTATCATGGATTAGTAAATTAGtgatattattaaatgaaaagcgATAATATCGTTGGTgactgaaaattaaatttaatagggTTTagaaattttcttgaaattctaacttttttttaattttatcatatttattttacttaaaaatgtagttttctgtttcattttttttcattcttttatttcctaATCCTTTTTGGAAATGTTGCGACATGAGAAATTTTATGAGATCAACAAGTAACTAGAGATATCCTTGTAGTTATTTATTAGGTACCGAcacaagaaggaaaaagaaatcctaaattaatatCTTTCTCTCTCATCCTTACGTCACTTTCcttatcttttttcaaaataaaaaaaaaataaaaaaaaataaagaaataactaGCCACTCctctatataataaaattttatggtgAGACCATCCATAAACATGAaggggaaataaaaaaaaaaattggttaccCTAACCAATGGGAAAACATAAAtggaaggaaaggaaaattgaaaataagatGAAGGTTCTAGGTGCTTAATCGAGACTAGAAAGGTGTTCTACACTACTCTGCGGGTTgacataagtgtttttttaaaaaaataatccgagAATGGAATCATTGACTTGACTAGGTTTACTAAGATCATATGATTttgataacatgaaataaaaaatacaatgacaataaataaacagacaaaaaaaactaaaaataaaaaaagataaaaaaaataaccagagCCCAAATAGATTAGCATGCCAAATTTGTGATCCGATTGTGATACTAGGAGGACTCGATTGTGATACCAGGGCAACCCAAATATAGGATTGGGATAACCTATGTCCAAACAATCCAAAGacggaattgaaaaaaaaaatattcaaaagaagaaatgaaaaaaaaaaagagattcaaGTCAACCTAGGTTAATCCATTAACCTTGCAACTATGGAtgtaagattgagataaccatgTAGATATGAAAGCAAAACGAAGAAGCTCAAAGATCAATTTCtattaaatcaaatgatgaaagatgagattggaaaaaaaataaaatttgataaagaagccaaaaaaaagagtgaagtcACTTGTGTTAATATCTAATACCCACAACTCTTGTCATGGGTTCGAGACTAACGTCATAGAagacaaatcttaaaaaataataaagatttgtttgtttttgtgttttaaaaatatttttgaaaaaattgaattttttttatttttgtttcaaattaatattttttggtacttttagatcattttgatatgttgatattaaaaataaatttttaaaaataaaaatatattattttgatgcattttgaaacaaaattttttaaaaaagcaataataaaaataataataaaggatgaAACCAGGAGAAAAAGGGTAGTAAAAAAAGATCTACAACaacacaaataacaattaaaagaatatgaacAAAATCTAACATaagaataaatcaaaatcaaaatcaaacactaatggatgaaattaaaaacacaattcaattaggaaaaaagacaaaaagaaaataaatagcaattaaatgaatgaagaccaaatttgataccaaaataaaatgaaaccatATGatgagggactaaattgaagaaaaatattagaaaaaaatataaaaaaatcaaatagaaaaaaacaaaaagactaaattggagatgagatttttttttaaaaaaaagatgcataaatagcaattaaaagaatgagagctaaaattgatataaaaatcaaataaaaccaaGTGATGAgagattaaattgaagaaacaaattaataaataaatataaaaaagaaatcaaaacaatgaggattAAGTtggatacaaaaaaataaaataaaaaacacatttgtaTTTTACctaggaggagagagaaaggggaGAGGAGAAGAAACAAATCTACTAGAGCCACACCTTACATTTATCGGTGACACACACCCATCCATCATGAAGATCTTTGCGAGCAACTCCTGACACCATATGGATGGTGGTGTTTGTCTATCAAAGGAGCCCGCACACGCCTCCTGAAGGGTGATGGCTTCTCTCACTTGTTGACATGAACACTACACACGTCTATAACTTTTCTCgttttatatttctaatttatCAAAAGATCATATTTCTCCTTACCCAACATGATATCAACGAAAAAACCAATATGAAAAGATCGAAAAGCCCCTTGATgcaagttatatattttttttgcttgtaaGGGTACTTTAGTAATTGCATTAtgcttttaaaaagaaaaaaccaaaaatacacCAATTGAAAGCTAAGAAAACTTAACATTTAAGGATATTTTAGACAATATactatgtaaataaaaaagtaaaaatactattatacaTCATCCAAGTTTGCAACGATAAATTAATCccattgaaaagataatttacCGTTGAAAGCAAATTATGAGTTTaatgataaagaataaaataatcattttacagCATGCGAGTCCACACctttaataatgaaaatattacttcattttctttaaaaaaaaaatgaaaaacggatctttttacaaattaaaaaaaaggtgttttttattttaccataaATAAAGCTAAAGTTGAAAACCATCTAAAAGATGCTATCCAAATCTTCCACCATTGAAAAGGcgattttccttctctttttccaaCTAATAAATTTGTTTGGACAAAACtaaccttgtttttttcttctaataagA
Coding sequences within it:
- the LOC133669374 gene encoding uncharacterized protein LOC133669374 — its product is MAEEEVVAPAVVPVGSDHKRKLEDLEPETLEEAEPSPADEQEPEEDGKADDVEDGGSPDSKRLRIDESKTDGLASENGFKGDESDEHAREEAEEPCVENEHGKDDNAEPLSEEVPETNDKEDPNADNQETNTTEQATVDDSKTEDAEKPSLEDAGKPYAEKLSEEAEEHLSEDQTTSRKMEVPNDKVGVLIGKGGDTIRYLQYNSGAKIQITRDAEADLQSTTRPVELIGSLSSISKAEKLINAVIAEADAGGSPSLIAMGLATSAQAAGVGDQLEIPIPNEKVGLIIGRGGETIKGLQAKSGARIQLIPQHLPEGDESKERTVRVTGDTRQIEMAREMIMDVMNQTMRPATLSSSFNQQQSYRPRGPTGPAHWGPRGHHSNQQMPYDYNRGPYPSQGAQFPPTYGGYPPQQMAPRSNYSSGWEQRPPPNMQGFHPHSGGYDYYSGQGGHVSDHPVSAPMSTPLPGHVSRHSPVMGGPPSQVNYNYGQSHGPDYGHQAPYSQAAPSQQSYGYGYDEPKYPYGHGSSQPAYPQASNQPGYGAQQQYGKQPSYGMPSQGPPPQSYGPPRPGQPGDISYQGPIQSTQLYGQPPQQQYPYASSGPMQQAYPPYGSGSASDGYNQAPPASGPGYPQQGGQPVPTYGQPAGQAAAAGYGQVPAGGYGGYPSSQGFPEQQAANTAGYGYQVSQDPAYGSGPAFSAPTSQQAYAQPTPAQPSYDQSVPQSAGYVAAPATAPVGYGKTVSPQPGFPQYDSTQMYAAPR